The following proteins are co-located in the Streptomyces sp. NBC_00435 genome:
- a CDS encoding carboxylesterase/lipase family protein — MLFSVLFSVLLPMLCSVALLAATAVPATAAQPGSPRLTRQSGTVVRTDHGLVRGVSHGSYTTFDGIPYAAPPTGPLRWRAPVPAATWHGVRDATTAAQRCVQMPTPGASTVLGSEDCLYLNVTVPTPKPAGQKRPVLVWMHGGAFLGGSGSDYGADQLAVRGDTVVVTVNYRLGIFGYFGHPALGSAPPFGLADQQAALRWVRANAEHFGGDPRSVTLFGESAGALSICAHLTSPTAAGLFQRAVLQSGSCLMSFPQGALGPGIPAYEPFAPQRDVQTAGAEAARQLGCPADIGDEVLACLRGQSTDRLVTAQLMQPFNRPAFGNALLPVAPDRALASGRFHRVPIILGTNHDEMRMFVGLSLAAFPIRTDADYRARLVDAFGLAAPAVEAQYPAAHHPTPALAWATVLTDRSLTCTTLAAGRAIAAHAPGLPLYGYEFSDPDAPVLTGLPTNPGFPYGAAHGFEMPFLFPSLPTERPLTDAQRALSDRMVDYWTNFARTGNPNTSHAPLWPLLQPSSPLARPVQSLAPGPGGIHPVDADSAHHCSFWDRLPGYQGGAGTQG, encoded by the coding sequence GTGCTCTTCTCCGTGCTCTTCTCCGTGCTCTTGCCCATGCTCTGCTCGGTGGCACTACTCGCAGCCACCGCCGTGCCGGCGACCGCCGCGCAACCCGGTTCCCCGCGACTCACGCGGCAGAGCGGCACCGTTGTACGGACCGACCACGGCCTGGTACGCGGTGTGTCACACGGCTCGTACACCACCTTCGACGGCATCCCCTACGCTGCGCCGCCGACCGGACCGCTGCGCTGGCGCGCTCCGGTCCCCGCCGCCACGTGGCACGGTGTCCGGGACGCGACGACGGCGGCTCAACGCTGCGTACAGATGCCGACGCCCGGTGCGAGCACGGTCCTCGGGTCGGAGGACTGCCTCTACCTCAACGTCACCGTGCCGACGCCAAAGCCGGCCGGACAGAAGCGGCCCGTGCTGGTGTGGATGCACGGCGGTGCGTTCCTGGGCGGTTCCGGCAGTGACTACGGCGCTGACCAACTGGCGGTCCGGGGTGACACGGTCGTCGTCACGGTCAACTACCGGTTGGGAATCTTCGGTTACTTCGGCCACCCCGCGTTGGGCTCCGCCCCGCCGTTCGGCCTGGCGGACCAACAGGCCGCCCTGCGCTGGGTGCGGGCGAACGCGGAGCACTTCGGCGGCGATCCGCGCAGTGTCACGCTGTTCGGTGAGTCCGCAGGCGCCCTCAGCATCTGCGCACACCTCACCTCGCCGACGGCCGCCGGACTCTTCCAGCGAGCCGTGCTCCAGAGCGGTTCCTGCCTCATGTCCTTCCCACAAGGAGCTCTCGGGCCCGGAATACCGGCGTACGAGCCGTTCGCCCCACAGCGCGATGTCCAGACGGCCGGTGCGGAAGCCGCCCGCCAACTGGGCTGCCCGGCGGACATCGGAGACGAGGTGCTCGCGTGCCTGCGCGGGCAGAGCACGGATCGACTCGTCACCGCGCAGCTGATGCAGCCCTTCAACCGGCCAGCCTTCGGCAATGCGCTGCTGCCCGTGGCACCCGACCGGGCATTGGCATCGGGACGCTTCCACCGTGTGCCGATCATCCTGGGCACCAACCACGATGAGATGCGGATGTTCGTCGGCCTGTCGCTCGCCGCGTTCCCGATCCGCACCGATGCCGACTATCGCGCCCGTCTGGTGGACGCCTTCGGGCTCGCTGCCCCAGCCGTCGAGGCGCAGTATCCGGCAGCGCACCACCCGACGCCCGCACTGGCCTGGGCCACGGTACTGACCGATCGATCCCTCACCTGCACCACACTGGCAGCCGGCCGAGCCATCGCCGCCCATGCCCCTGGCCTTCCCCTCTACGGCTACGAGTTCAGCGATCCGGACGCACCTGTACTCACCGGCCTGCCGACGAACCCGGGCTTCCCCTACGGTGCGGCGCACGGCTTCGAGATGCCGTTCCTGTTCCCCTCCCTCCCCACCGAGCGACCGCTGACCGACGCCCAACGCGCCCTGTCGGACCGGATGGTCGACTACTGGACGAACTTCGCGCGCACCGGCAACCCGAACACCTCCCACGCACCGCTCTGGCCTCTCCTCCAGCCGTCGTCACCTCTCGCGCGGCCGGTGCAGTCGCTGGCTCCCGGACCAGGTGGAATCCACCCCGTCGATGCGGATTCCGCACACCACTGCTCGTTCTGGGACCGCCTGCCTGGATATCAGGGCGGAGCGGGGACTCAGGGGTGA
- a CDS encoding helix-turn-helix domain-containing protein: MTQDTWSIGELAAGTGVAVKTLRYYSDSGLLPVAGRSTGGHRRYGPEAWERIRLIRRLRALDTPIATIAQVVTGECSLGELVATELEAVQERLTELRWREATLKTLDDCTSEERLRRLEILSRVQRLPQAHRTLTDHWYRELSEAMPKRRLDIMIAMLSPAPPQDPDPGSALAYAELHLLIATPSFTRWTQDHDEEMRDAPAFYGEIDDAAVLTAAALAQGLPPSGGDAVNAFVSAHARARRESDTPAFRAYLHGLVSRSSGFDPRLERYWALVGTATGGRVLNMTVAHRWLTDGLSISMAENAPSRSRGPSSKEPPTGHGS, encoded by the coding sequence GTGACGCAAGACACGTGGAGCATCGGTGAGCTCGCGGCTGGAACAGGGGTTGCGGTGAAGACCCTCCGCTACTACTCCGACAGCGGTCTACTGCCCGTGGCCGGCCGTAGCACCGGTGGTCATCGGCGCTACGGTCCTGAGGCGTGGGAGCGGATCCGTCTCATCAGGCGACTACGGGCGCTGGACACCCCGATCGCGACCATCGCGCAGGTGGTCACTGGTGAGTGCTCCCTCGGTGAGCTGGTGGCAACCGAGCTCGAAGCGGTGCAGGAACGATTGACCGAACTACGGTGGCGCGAGGCCACGCTCAAGACCTTGGACGACTGCACGAGTGAGGAGCGGCTCCGGCGGCTGGAGATCCTCTCCCGCGTGCAGCGGCTCCCACAGGCGCACCGCACACTCACCGATCACTGGTATCGCGAGCTGTCCGAGGCCATGCCCAAGCGCCGTCTCGACATCATGATCGCCATGCTGTCACCCGCCCCGCCGCAGGACCCCGATCCCGGTTCGGCCCTGGCCTACGCCGAGCTTCATCTGCTCATCGCCACGCCCAGTTTCACCCGCTGGACTCAGGACCACGACGAGGAGATGAGGGACGCTCCGGCCTTCTACGGGGAGATCGACGATGCTGCCGTCCTGACGGCCGCCGCTTTGGCCCAGGGTCTTCCGCCGAGCGGCGGGGATGCGGTGAACGCTTTCGTGTCCGCCCACGCACGAGCCCGGCGGGAGTCGGACACCCCCGCCTTCCGCGCATATCTGCACGGGCTGGTGTCGAGGTCATCCGGCTTCGACCCCCGCCTCGAACGGTATTGGGCCTTGGTCGGGACCGCCACAGGCGGGCGCGTGCTGAACATGACGGTGGCTCATCGATGGTTGACCGACGGACTGTCGATCTCGATGGCCGAGAATGCGCCTTCGAGGTCGAGGGGCCCGAGCTCCAAGGAACCTCCGACTGGGCACGGAAGCTGA
- a CDS encoding cytochrome P450 family protein, with product MSSLFALGCPVLDPSARAAHEEADALRVQGPAVPVELPGGVRAWSVTRHAVIKALTSDRRVSRDFRQHWPGRADVPDDWPLAVLTLQKGIFNAYGPAHRRLRRTIAPWFSPQRVEELRPQVQSAADRLIADLAATAPGEPVDLRHALSLPLAMRVICDLFGVPAFLREPLGAAMDALVATTADTEQVRARQGELQFRIGQLLQYKTAHPGTDLTSDLLAPSAGDTEPIPARELRDTLSFVLGAGYETSVNLITGAVHAMLAQPQYLARIGRGGGSGGSGGIGWDDVIEETLRHDGPVMHMPLRYAVEDIDLGEGIVIRRGEPIIIAFAAAGRDPDLHPDRPGVFDPTRADKGHLAFGHGPHFCVGAHLARLEARIALATLFDCLPDLALAHRDQSPPPIPSFLVNGPAHLHVIPVPLARG from the coding sequence GTGTCGTCGCTCTTCGCCCTCGGATGCCCTGTGCTGGACCCTTCTGCCCGTGCCGCTCATGAGGAAGCGGACGCGCTGCGGGTGCAGGGCCCCGCCGTCCCGGTGGAGCTTCCGGGTGGTGTGCGGGCCTGGTCGGTCACCCGGCACGCGGTGATCAAAGCGCTGACGAGCGACCGCCGTGTCTCGCGGGACTTCCGGCAGCACTGGCCGGGTCGGGCGGACGTGCCGGACGACTGGCCCCTGGCCGTACTCACCCTCCAGAAGGGCATCTTCAATGCCTACGGCCCGGCGCACCGCCGGTTGCGGCGCACCATCGCGCCGTGGTTCTCCCCGCAGCGGGTGGAGGAATTGCGTCCCCAGGTCCAGTCGGCCGCGGACCGGCTGATCGCGGACCTGGCCGCCACGGCGCCCGGCGAACCGGTCGACCTGCGACATGCCCTGTCGCTGCCACTGGCCATGCGGGTCATCTGCGACCTGTTCGGGGTACCCGCATTCCTGCGCGAACCCCTGGGCGCAGCCATGGACGCCTTGGTCGCCACCACGGCCGACACTGAACAGGTGCGAGCCCGCCAAGGCGAACTCCAGTTCCGCATCGGTCAGTTGTTGCAGTACAAGACGGCTCACCCGGGTACGGATCTGACCAGCGACCTGCTCGCACCATCCGCCGGCGATACGGAGCCGATACCGGCGCGGGAGTTGCGCGACACCCTCTCCTTCGTTCTCGGCGCGGGATACGAGACATCGGTCAACCTCATCACCGGCGCGGTCCATGCCATGCTCGCCCAACCTCAGTACCTGGCCCGCATCGGCCGCGGCGGGGGAAGCGGGGGCAGCGGGGGCATCGGCTGGGACGACGTCATCGAAGAGACGCTGCGCCACGACGGCCCGGTCATGCACATGCCCTTGCGCTACGCGGTGGAGGACATCGACCTCGGGGAGGGGATCGTCATCCGCCGAGGCGAGCCGATCATCATCGCCTTCGCGGCGGCCGGCCGCGATCCGGACCTGCACCCGGACCGGCCGGGGGTCTTCGACCCCACCCGCGCGGACAAGGGTCACCTCGCCTTCGGGCACGGCCCCCACTTCTGTGTTGGCGCCCACCTCGCCCGTCTGGAGGCCCGTATCGCTCTGGCGACACTCTTCGACTGCCTTCCGGACCTGGCCCTCGCCCACCGTGATCAGTCGCCGCCCCCCATTCCCTCGTTCCTCGTCAACGGGCCGGCGCACCTTCACGTCATCCCTGTCCCCCTCGCCCGCGGATAG
- a CDS encoding ketoacyl-ACP synthase III family protein produces MKWEDVYLSGVGAYVPTAVGVAERIAAGGLSEHAARGIDMPSVAVETELVPPEMASRAAVQALAHADRTSAGLGLIVYASAAEQLHITPAAYVQRVLGADHARAIEVRQASNGMMAGLVVAAEHLAARRSSAPVLIAAGDSFRAPLWDRWSSVPGMHLGDAGAAWLVSPDRGYFKVLATADHADSTLEEVTRNPEPSPSSGFDGLGGNRTLAQKIGLDVFVERLGAGTRSAVAAALECAELDLPRIDHVVVPNLGRRNLDTWILRPLDLALDRTTWSFGRRVGHTGPCDQALGLRHLLDSGALEPGHHVLVIGVGAGFAWTCAVLRVEAAPPAIRGRGGQG; encoded by the coding sequence ATGAAGTGGGAAGACGTCTACCTCTCGGGGGTCGGCGCCTATGTGCCCACCGCGGTGGGGGTGGCGGAACGCATCGCGGCAGGCGGCCTCAGCGAGCATGCGGCACGCGGAATCGACATGCCGTCAGTGGCCGTGGAGACGGAACTCGTTCCACCTGAGATGGCTTCACGGGCGGCCGTACAGGCCCTGGCTCATGCGGACCGCACATCCGCCGGCTTGGGCCTGATCGTTTACGCGAGTGCCGCCGAGCAGCTCCACATCACGCCGGCGGCGTACGTCCAGCGCGTGCTCGGGGCCGATCACGCCAGAGCGATCGAAGTGCGTCAGGCCAGCAACGGCATGATGGCCGGGCTCGTCGTCGCGGCGGAGCATCTGGCGGCCAGACGCTCGTCGGCGCCGGTCCTGATCGCCGCGGGAGACAGCTTCCGGGCGCCCCTGTGGGACCGTTGGAGTTCGGTACCGGGAATGCACCTGGGGGACGCCGGAGCTGCCTGGCTCGTGTCCCCGGACCGCGGGTACTTCAAGGTGCTGGCCACTGCCGACCACGCGGACTCGACGCTCGAAGAGGTGACGAGGAATCCCGAACCGAGTCCCTCCTCCGGATTCGACGGCCTGGGCGGCAATCGGACGCTCGCGCAGAAGATCGGTCTGGACGTGTTCGTGGAGCGTCTCGGCGCCGGGACCCGGTCGGCGGTGGCAGCCGCGCTGGAGTGTGCCGAGCTCGACCTGCCACGCATCGACCACGTCGTGGTACCGAATCTGGGGCGCCGCAATCTGGACACGTGGATCCTGCGACCGCTGGACCTGGCCTTGGACCGGACCACGTGGTCCTTCGGCCGTCGCGTGGGGCACACGGGGCCCTGCGATCAGGCCTTGGGACTACGGCACTTGCTCGACTCGGGAGCCCTCGAGCCCGGCCACCACGTCCTCGTGATCGGTGTCGGCGCCGGCTTCGCATGGACCTGCGCGGTGCTGCGTGTCGAGGCCGCGCCGCCGGCTATCCGCGGGCGAGGGGGACAGGGATGA
- a CDS encoding cold shock domain-containing protein encodes MNERLIGFVEWYDRATGCGSVVPLGSTIPIRVHRADIAGECKSLSAGQQVSFVIELGPTGFEARHVLP; translated from the coding sequence ATGAACGAACGCCTCATAGGGTTCGTCGAGTGGTACGACCGCGCCACCGGGTGCGGATCCGTCGTCCCTCTCGGCAGCACCATCCCCATCCGTGTCCACCGCGCGGACATCGCGGGGGAGTGCAAGAGCCTCTCCGCAGGGCAGCAGGTCAGTTTCGTCATAGAGCTCGGACCCACCGGGTTCGAAGCCAGACATGTGCTGCCCTGA
- a CDS encoding amino acid transporter produces the protein MAGTTRGKDVSRRRSGRAWLLEGLQEQSAQHPGPHAEPGPAQHGHSWWRVMCLTGVDYFSTLGYQPGIAALAAGLLSPLATVVLIALTLLGALPVYRRVAGESPHGEGSISMLERLLPWWSGKLFVLVLLGFAATDFMITITLSAADASAHVVENPFAPGWLDGGNTWITLVLIGALGAVFLKGFKEAIKVAVVLVALYLALNVVVLAASAWKVVTEPQRIGDWTTAMTAEHSSPLAMIGVALLVFPKLALGMSGFETGVAVMPQVKGDASDTHANPAGRIRGTRKLLTTAAVTMSCFLLLSSLATTWLIPQKEFESGGKANGRALAFLAHQELGEVFGTLYDASTIAILWFAGASALAGLLNLVPRYLPRYGMAPEWSRAVRPLVLVFMAIAVLITLWFNASVDDQSGAYATGVLVLMLSAAFACCAAARKAGQRAAAYGFGAITAVFAYTLVDNVAERPDGIKIAALFIAAIMLTSIGSRIHRSFELRAATVTLDARAARFIDDAASQGPLQIIAHEPNAKSRAADAPDPRVAIEYRAKEQSQRDETHIPQGRPVLFLEVFVRNSSDFKADLLVTGTERGGARLLRVEGPVVANTIAAVLLELRDRTEEIPHAYFNWTEGHPLSNLVRFLVFGDGEVAPVTREVLRRIEPDPERRPRIHVG, from the coding sequence ATGGCGGGCACCACGCGGGGCAAGGACGTCTCACGACGGCGTTCCGGTCGGGCCTGGCTCCTGGAAGGGCTCCAGGAGCAGAGCGCCCAGCACCCTGGCCCCCACGCCGAGCCCGGACCCGCGCAGCACGGTCACTCCTGGTGGCGGGTGATGTGTCTGACGGGTGTCGACTACTTCTCCACCCTGGGCTACCAGCCGGGCATCGCGGCACTGGCCGCCGGTCTGCTGTCCCCATTGGCCACCGTGGTCCTCATCGCCCTCACGCTGCTGGGGGCGCTGCCCGTCTACCGGCGGGTCGCGGGCGAGAGCCCGCACGGTGAGGGCTCGATCAGCATGCTCGAGCGGCTGCTGCCCTGGTGGTCGGGGAAGCTGTTCGTCCTGGTCCTGCTGGGCTTCGCGGCCACCGATTTCATGATCACCATCACCCTGTCGGCGGCCGACGCCTCCGCCCACGTGGTGGAGAACCCCTTCGCGCCGGGCTGGCTGGACGGCGGGAACACCTGGATCACCCTGGTGCTGATCGGCGCGCTCGGCGCGGTCTTCCTCAAGGGCTTCAAGGAGGCCATCAAGGTCGCCGTCGTCCTGGTGGCCCTCTACCTGGCCCTCAACGTCGTCGTCCTGGCCGCCTCCGCGTGGAAGGTGGTCACCGAACCCCAGAGGATCGGCGACTGGACCACCGCGATGACCGCCGAGCACTCCTCACCACTCGCGATGATCGGCGTCGCCCTGCTGGTCTTCCCCAAGCTGGCGCTGGGCATGTCCGGCTTCGAGACGGGCGTCGCCGTCATGCCGCAGGTCAAGGGCGATGCCAGCGACACCCATGCCAACCCCGCGGGCCGTATCCGGGGCACCCGCAAGCTCCTCACCACCGCCGCCGTGACCATGAGCTGCTTCCTCCTGCTGTCCAGCCTGGCGACCACCTGGCTGATCCCGCAGAAGGAGTTCGAATCCGGCGGCAAGGCCAACGGCCGGGCCCTCGCCTTCCTCGCCCACCAGGAACTCGGCGAGGTCTTCGGCACGCTCTACGACGCCTCGACGATCGCCATCCTCTGGTTCGCCGGCGCCTCGGCCCTCGCCGGCCTGCTCAACCTCGTCCCCCGCTACCTGCCGCGCTACGGCATGGCACCCGAATGGAGCCGGGCGGTCCGCCCGCTCGTCCTCGTCTTCATGGCCATCGCCGTCCTCATCACCCTGTGGTTCAACGCGAGCGTCGACGACCAGTCCGGCGCGTACGCCACCGGCGTCCTTGTCCTGATGCTCTCCGCCGCCTTCGCCTGCTGCGCGGCCGCCCGCAAGGCCGGTCAGCGTGCCGCCGCCTACGGCTTCGGGGCCATCACCGCCGTCTTCGCCTACACCCTCGTCGACAACGTCGCCGAGCGCCCCGACGGCATCAAGATCGCGGCCCTGTTCATCGCCGCCATCATGCTGACCTCCATCGGCTCACGCATCCACCGCTCCTTCGAACTCCGTGCCGCCACCGTCACCCTCGACGCCCGTGCGGCCCGGTTCATCGACGACGCCGCGAGCCAGGGACCGCTCCAGATCATCGCCCACGAGCCGAACGCCAAGAGCCGGGCAGCCGACGCTCCGGACCCGCGCGTCGCCATCGAGTACCGGGCCAAGGAGCAGAGCCAGCGCGACGAGACCCACATCCCCCAGGGCCGGCCCGTCCTCTTCCTCGAGGTCTTCGTCCGCAACTCCTCCGACTTCAAGGCCGACCTCCTCGTCACCGGTACCGAACGCGGCGGCGCCCGCCTGCTCAGGGTCGAGGGGCCCGTCGTCGCCAACACCATCGCCGCCGTCCTGCTGGAGCTGCGCGACCGTACGGAGGAAATCCCCCACGCCTACTTCAACTGGACCGAGGGCCACCCGCTGAGCAACCTCGTACGCTTCCTCGTCTTCGGCGACGGTGAGGTCGCGCCCGTCACCCGCGAAGTCCTGCGCCGCATCGAACCCGACCCCGAGCGCCGGCCGCGCATCCACGTCGGCTGA